The following coding sequences lie in one Silvanigrella aquatica genomic window:
- a CDS encoding helix-turn-helix domain-containing protein has product MTISVYFAEGFVDLLKKVRFKDPRPLVQKKAEALILHTHSIPIKEILKILGSCENTICSYFHEFRKNGIEGLLEKKIVKRKSELYNFREMIEEEFRKNPPQTSKE; this is encoded by the coding sequence ATGACTATTTCTGTTTACTTTGCTGAAGGCTTTGTTGATTTACTTAAAAAAGTTCGATTTAAAGATCCCAGACCATTAGTTCAGAAAAAAGCAGAAGCGCTCATTTTGCATACACATAGCATACCAATTAAAGAAATTTTAAAAATATTAGGTTCTTGTGAAAATACAATTTGTTCTTATTTTCATGAATTTAGGAAGAACGGAATTGAAGGTTTACTTGAAAAAAAAATTGTAAAAAGAAAAAGTGAACTTTACAATTTTCGAGAAATGATTGAAGAAGAATTTCGCAAAAATCCTCCGCAAACTTCAAAAGAAG
- a CDS encoding ribonucleoside-diphosphate reductase subunit alpha codes for MAMSSYRPYHPKANLSELNFSNVDFNSSIPNIILDVRPLIEQGREYSYIAASLLSEQLRLEVLNTIGMSAQPSSAPEQEKHYPTLSEYVAFGTSQGQLSSRLRELDLEYLNSCIRHERNYLFDYLGSHTLYDRYLLHKKGMRYESFQHFWMRVAMGVALAEGNAVEATKHAAEFYEVVSQMLYVPSTPTLFNSGTNHSQMSSCFLTTTQDDLLDIYRQYSDNAMLSKYAGGLGNDWTNIRGSGSWIKGTNGRSQGVIPFIKVQDSSTIAVNQGGKRKGAVCAYLETWHLDIEDFLELRKNTGDERRRTHDMNTANWIPDLFLERVESNSEWTLFCPSEAKDLHESYGEEFKRLYEIYEQKAAQGEIQNYKKVSAVQLWRKILTMIFETGHPWVTFKDPCNLRSAQRHAGVVHSSNLCTEITLNTNSEETAVCNLGSINLKAVFQSENPAKTLAHAVSVGMRMLDNVITENFYPIKSAETANHRHRPVGLGFMGFQDVLYMKKIPYSKPEAMWLSEKIAEYISFHAIKTSALLAAERGSYSSYQGSVWSKGKVPKDTITELGSHVRIPEAPTTYVTLSNEQKPCEDLLFADGFKHKLDWDEVRHLVGKGMRNSLCLAVAPTATISNISNCTQSIEPTYKNLYVKSNMGGDYTIINEYLIDDLKALGLWSADLSRELKRYDGALDDLDVPEHIKELYKTAFDMEPEQLIRCASLRQIYIDQAQSLNLYMSAPSGKKIDEMYRYAWHSGLKTTYYLRTRAATGVEKSSLSSVKRKETILPPEVKACSIDNPECESCQ; via the coding sequence ATGGCGATGTCCTCTTACAGACCTTATCACCCTAAAGCGAATCTTTCAGAATTGAATTTTTCTAATGTAGATTTCAATTCTTCCATACCAAATATTATTCTTGATGTACGTCCTCTGATTGAACAAGGAAGAGAATACTCATACATTGCAGCGAGTTTATTGTCAGAACAACTTCGTCTTGAAGTTTTAAATACAATAGGAATGAGCGCGCAGCCGTCTTCAGCTCCTGAGCAAGAAAAACACTATCCGACACTTTCGGAATATGTGGCGTTTGGCACATCACAAGGACAATTGTCTTCTCGTTTACGCGAGCTTGATTTAGAATATTTAAACTCTTGTATTCGACATGAACGCAATTATTTATTTGATTATTTGGGCTCACATACTCTTTATGATCGCTATCTTTTGCATAAAAAAGGCATGCGCTACGAATCCTTTCAGCATTTCTGGATGCGCGTGGCTATGGGTGTTGCTCTGGCAGAAGGTAACGCTGTGGAAGCAACAAAACATGCTGCAGAATTTTATGAAGTTGTATCGCAAATGCTTTATGTACCAAGTACTCCTACGTTATTTAATTCGGGAACAAATCATTCGCAAATGTCGTCTTGCTTTTTAACGACAACACAAGATGATTTGCTCGATATTTATCGTCAGTATTCTGATAACGCAATGCTTTCTAAATATGCAGGTGGTTTAGGTAACGACTGGACAAATATTCGTGGCAGCGGCAGCTGGATTAAAGGAACAAATGGACGTTCGCAAGGCGTTATTCCTTTTATTAAGGTACAAGATTCCTCTACTATTGCTGTAAATCAAGGTGGAAAAAGAAAAGGTGCTGTGTGTGCTTATCTTGAAACATGGCACTTAGACATTGAAGATTTTTTAGAACTTAGAAAAAATACCGGTGATGAACGCCGTCGTACTCACGACATGAATACAGCAAATTGGATTCCCGATTTGTTTTTAGAAAGAGTTGAAAGTAACAGTGAGTGGACATTGTTTTGTCCTTCTGAAGCAAAAGACTTACACGAATCTTACGGTGAAGAATTCAAGCGCCTTTATGAGATTTATGAACAAAAAGCAGCACAAGGTGAAATACAAAATTATAAAAAAGTTTCCGCTGTACAATTATGGCGTAAAATTTTAACGATGATTTTTGAAACAGGACATCCTTGGGTTACATTTAAAGATCCTTGTAATTTAAGAAGTGCGCAACGTCATGCGGGGGTTGTACACAGCAGTAATCTTTGTACAGAAATCACTTTAAATACAAATTCTGAAGAAACTGCCGTTTGTAATTTGGGATCGATTAATTTAAAAGCCGTATTTCAATCTGAAAATCCTGCAAAAACATTAGCGCACGCAGTCAGTGTGGGAATGCGTATGCTTGATAACGTTATCACTGAAAACTTTTATCCCATTAAATCTGCTGAGACAGCAAATCATAGACACCGTCCCGTAGGACTCGGATTTATGGGCTTTCAAGATGTTTTATACATGAAGAAAATTCCTTATTCTAAACCTGAAGCTATGTGGTTATCAGAAAAAATTGCGGAATATATTAGCTTTCATGCCATTAAAACTTCCGCATTATTAGCGGCCGAAAGAGGATCCTATTCTTCTTACCAAGGTTCGGTTTGGTCTAAAGGTAAGGTACCAAAGGACACCATAACCGAATTAGGAAGTCATGTGCGTATTCCAGAAGCTCCGACAACGTATGTTACTTTATCAAACGAACAAAAACCTTGTGAAGATTTATTGTTTGCTGATGGTTTCAAACATAAATTAGACTGGGATGAAGTTCGGCATCTTGTAGGCAAAGGAATGAGAAATAGTCTTTGCTTAGCAGTGGCACCAACAGCGACAATTTCAAATATTTCAAATTGTACACAATCTATTGAGCCTACATATAAAAATCTCTATGTAAAAAGTAACATGGGTGGTGACTATACTATTATCAATGAATATTTAATTGATGATTTAAAAGCATTGGGTCTTTGGAGTGCTGATTTATCTCGTGAATTAAAGCGCTATGATGGTGCTTTAGATGACCTTGATGTACCAGAACATATTAAAGAATTATATAAAACAGCATTTGATATGGAACCAGAACAATTGATTCGTTGTGCTTCATTACGTCAAATTTATATTGATCAAGCACAAAGTTTAAATTTATATATGTCTGCGCCCAGTGGAAAGAAAATTGATGAAATGTACCGTTATGCTTGGCATAGTGGTCTTAAAACAACTTATTATCTGCGTACAAGAGCCGCAACAGGGGTTGAAAAATCAAGTTTATCTTCGGTAAAAAGAAAAGAAACAATTTTACCACCTGAAGTAAAAGCATGTTCTATAGACAATCCTGAATGTGAATCTTGTCAATAA
- a CDS encoding ribonucleotide-diphosphate reductase subunit beta: MLINEIRPQLMPFQYPWAWDEFKNLCKNHWLPQEISMASDIAQWKNQGYLTQDERHLIKKILSFFANTDVLVGDNIIMAIYKHITNPECRQYLTAQAFQESIHSWSYSHIVESLSMDQQEVFGEFKKVGTIKDKHDFQAQFFEGILNEGFTTKTKEGRALFLKNLCAYYVGMEGMQFYSAFVLLLNFKRRNLLVGTSEQLEYIVRDESLHCRFGTKLINQYIEENRDIWTPELKAEVSKNIEHVVELEDAFVADSLPRDILGLSRSQFARYIRYIADRRIESIGLDPIYGEEETPFPWMNEIMDLPKEKNFFETRVTEYQTGFGLEW, encoded by the coding sequence ATGTTAATTAATGAAATTAGACCGCAGCTTATGCCTTTTCAATATCCTTGGGCATGGGATGAATTTAAAAATTTATGTAAAAATCACTGGCTTCCTCAAGAAATTTCAATGGCTTCTGATATTGCACAGTGGAAAAATCAAGGTTACCTTACGCAAGATGAGCGTCACCTTATTAAAAAAATCTTAAGTTTTTTTGCGAATACCGATGTGTTAGTTGGCGATAATATCATTATGGCTATTTATAAGCACATCACAAATCCAGAGTGCCGCCAGTATTTAACGGCTCAAGCATTTCAAGAAAGCATTCACTCATGGAGTTATTCCCACATTGTGGAATCGCTTTCTATGGATCAGCAAGAAGTGTTTGGTGAGTTTAAAAAAGTAGGAACAATTAAAGATAAACACGACTTTCAAGCACAGTTTTTTGAAGGTATTTTAAATGAAGGTTTTACAACAAAGACAAAAGAAGGTCGTGCTTTATTTTTGAAAAATCTTTGTGCTTATTATGTGGGCATGGAGGGAATGCAGTTTTATAGTGCCTTTGTTTTGTTACTAAACTTTAAACGCCGCAATCTTCTTGTGGGAACATCGGAACAACTGGAATATATTGTGCGCGATGAGAGTTTACATTGTCGCTTTGGCACCAAATTAATCAATCAATATATTGAAGAAAATAGAGATATTTGGACACCGGAATTAAAAGCCGAGGTTTCTAAAAATATTGAGCATGTGGTTGAACTTGAAGATGCTTTTGTAGCTGATTCCTTACCGCGCGATATTTTAGGATTGTCCCGTTCGCAATTTGCACGTTATATTCGTTATATTGCAGATAGACGTATTGAAAGCATTGGTCTCGATCCTATTTATGGTGAAGAAGAAACACCTTTCCCTTGGATGAATGAGATTATGGATCTCCCTAAAGAAAAGAATTTCTTTGAAACTCGTGTGACAGAGTACCAAACAGGATTTGGATTAGAATGGTAA